Proteins from one Bos taurus isolate L1 Dominette 01449 registration number 42190680 breed Hereford chromosome 7, ARS-UCD2.0, whole genome shotgun sequence genomic window:
- the OR10H1I gene encoding olfactory receptor 10H1, which yields MQGGNFSSAAEFILIGFSTFPHLQLMFFLLFLLMYLFTLLGNLLIMATVWREHSLHTPMYLFLCALSISEILYTFAVIPRMLADLLSTDHSIALRACASQMFFSFTFGFTHSFLLTIMGYDRYVAICHPLRYNVLMSPRGCACLVAWSWAGGSVIGLVVTVAIFQLTFCGSNEIHHFVCHVQALLKLACGENVSILAMGLGLVCIAALLGCCLLILLSYAFIVATILKIPSAEGRHKAFSTCVSHLTVVIEHYGFASVIYLKPKGPQSLEIDTLMGITYTVLTPFLSPIIFSLRNKELKIAMKKTFLSKL from the coding sequence ATGCAGGGAGGCAACTTCTCATCAGCAGCTGAATTCATCCTCATCGGCTTCTCCACCTTCCCCCACCTTCAGCTGATGTTCTTCCTGCTCTTCCTGCTGATGTACTTGTTCACGCTGCTGGGGAACCTGCTCATCATGGCCACCGTCTGGAGGGAGCAcagcctccacacccccatgtacctCTTCCTGTGTGCCCTTTCCATCTCCGAGATCCTCTACACCTTTGCTGTCATTCCACGCATGCTGGCTGACCTGCTCTCCACTGACCACTCCATTGCTTTGAGAGCCTGTGCCAGCCAGATGTTCTTCTCCTTCACATTTGGCTTCACCCACTCCTTCCTGCTCACCATCATGGGCTATGACCGGTAcgtggccatctgccaccccctGCGCTACAACGTGCTCATGAGCCCCCGAGGCTGCGCCTGCCTGGTGGCCTGGTCCTGGGCTGGAGGATCAGTCATTGGCTTGGTCGTGACAGTAGCCATTTTCCAACTAACGTTCTGTGGATCGAATGAGATCCATCATTTTGTTTGCCATGTGCAGGCTCTTTTGAAGTTGGCCTGTGGAGAAAATGTCTCCATTCTGGCCATGGGCTTAGGACTTGTGTGTATCGCtgccctgctgggctgctgtctcctCATCCTCTTGTCTTACGCCTTCATCGTGGCCACCATATTGAAGATCCCTTCAGCCGAGGGCCGGCACAAAGCCTTCTCCACATGCGTGTCCCACCTCACTGTGGTGATAGAGCACTATGGCTTTGCCTCTGTCATCTACCTCAAGCCCAAGGGTCCCCAGTCTCTGGAAATAGACACCTTGATGGGCATCACCTACACGGTCCTCACTCCCTTCCTGAGCCCCATCATCTTCAGTCTCAGGAACAAGGAGCTGAAGATTGCCATGAAGAAGACCTTCCTCAGCAAACTTtag